A single genomic interval of Gallus gallus isolate bGalGal1 chromosome 10, bGalGal1.mat.broiler.GRCg7b, whole genome shotgun sequence harbors:
- the LOC124417113 gene encoding translation initiation factor IF-2-like has product MSVHGRPQPEHCPYREHQTDQAVSQQQRAAPPSRAPPDRTAPAERGARSSRPAPPHGSARPSSARRPRTAVTRRPPRQVNPLRPLPRRPPGLRKALPPLTVKGMSSTLPTE; this is encoded by the exons ATGTCAGTCCATGGGAGACCTCAGCCAGAGCACTGTCCCTACAG GGAGCACCAGACGGACCAAGCCGTGTCTCAGCAGCAGCGGGCGGCCCCCCCCAGCCGCGCACCGCCTGACCGAACCGCCCCCGCAGAGAGGGGGGCGCGCAGCTCCCGGCCCGCACCGCCGCACGGCTCGGCGCGCCCCTcctccgcccgccgccctcGCACGGCCGTGACCCGCAGGCCGCCCCGGCAGGTTAATCCCCTCCGGCCCCTCCCACGGCGTCCCCCGGGCCTACGAAAGGCCCTCCCCCCGCTCACCGTGAAGGGGATGTCCTCGACGCTGCCCACCGAGTAG